CAGGCTAGCAACGACATGGGCAACGTTAAAACAAAGCCCCTGAAACGAGTCTTTTAAGAATCCATCGAACCTTTGGCATGGTTAAGGAGGTTGCCGATGAAAGCGAAGATTTCTTTTCTGTTTATAGCAGGTGTCCTTTTACTCCTGACTCCGCCCTCCTTGGTCCACGGGAAACGGGATCCGAAGGACTTAGTTCTGTACATCCCTTTCGACGAAGGAAGAGGAAAAACGGCGGCGGACATATCTAAATTTGAAAATCACGGCAAGTTGGAAGGAAACTGGAAGTGGGACGATGGGAAATTTGGAAAAGCCTTACGTTTTGCCATCAATGACCCCGGTATCGTCCGCACCGCAACAGATGACGTATTCGCCTTTGAAGGCGGAGACGAAATCACGATTATGGCTTGGGTTAGTATGGATGTCGCAAGACCTGGGGCTCGCGGAATTCTCTATAATAGCCCTAACGGAATCAAAGCGAATTATGCAATTCGCTTGGAGACTGTGGATCCATCTTTCTTTTATCGAGATAAAGGGGATCTGGACTTTCATCGTGTCACAGGGATATGGGACTCTGTACCGATAGATACATGGACCCATATCGCTGCCACCAATACTTTTGGGAATCCCGATGCGATGAAAATCTATCTGAATGGAAAAGATCAGAAATCGAGCCGAGATGGCGGTGTTAATAAGGGCCATGAAGCGAAGGACTGGTCTAAAGGCGACGGTTCCAAACCACCCCTACCCGCCAATGGTCCTATCACGATTGGCGGCTACGGGGCGTTTGGTGAACCGTTCCAAGGTGCTATCGATGAGGTGATGATTTGGAAGGTCGCTTTCACGGAGGAAGACATCCAAGAAATTATGCTCGCACCGGGAACAGATTTTCTCGGCGTAGAACCGCATCGAAAGCTCACGACAAAATGGGGCGCCATAAAACAGAATCCGTGAGGCGGATTGTTAGAACTATCTTAGTTGCCTCTTGATGCTCACGATCAAACAGTCACACGTTTCTATTAGCATCAAGAGGCTTTTCTTTTATTGACGAGGAGGGTCAGATGATTTTAATGAGTCCAAATATACATCCGGGAAAAACCGCAGAAGAGCGGGACGAGTTTCTCCGCAAAGTCAGCATCATGGAGGTAAAAACGGTCTCCATGAGCACCCCGGCTGATTGGAGCGATGCCGATGTCGAGGAGGCAAGGAAATTCCTCGAAGATCACGGCATACGTCCGGGTGAGTTTAGCGCATTCCACAGCGGCTTCGGCGCAGCAGATGAAGATGAATACCAGTCAGCCATCGAACACTATCGTCGCCAACTGCGCCACGCGCGGATCTTAGGTGCGCACTGCGTCGGGTTCAATGTCGGATTGACCTACAGATGCACACCCCAAATGTGGACTGAAGAGGCATGGAAGCGATGCCTTGACGCTGCGGTGGATTTGGCAAGGGAGGCAGAAGCAGCGGAGATAGACGTTGCCGCACACCCCCATATCATGAGCCCGCTCTGCTCTGTGGAACGGTACAAAGAGATGTTTGACGCAGCCGCCTCATCCCGAATGAAGGCACTGATGGATTGCGTGAACCTGACCTGGCCCCATCTGTTCTACAGAACAACAGAATTGGTAAATCAGATTTTCGATGAGATGGGCGATAAAATCACCGCACTCCATGCGAAAGACTTGTCGATATCGGCGGTGCGCCAGAACGAGAGCGGACGCTTATCAGTCGTGCACATAGACGAAGCGGTTCCGGGGGCAAAAGAAGCGGAGCACCGTTATGAATCCGGCGTTATGGACTATGCGACCATCCTACGACGATTGGATGAGCTAAACCACGATGTCACACTCTATGTGGAGCACTTCCCATACGAAGACACCATCACAGGTCAGCAATATATCCGCCACGTCGCACGAGAAGTCGGCGTAACGATCCACTAATTTGACACGGTTTTCGTAGGGAACGCAGATCTGCGTTCCCTCATCCGCCAACACCAACATCGATCGAAATGACACTCTACCAACAAACCCGTGAATTCCTCAAACGCACCGGCAGAAACCCCAACCAGAAACTCGGTCAACATTTCCTGACTGACCCACACACCTTGCAGGAGATAACTTGGGCAGCAAAGCTGACCGATGCCGATTTCGTCTTGGAGATCGGCGCAGGACTCGGATTTCTCACATCCGTGCTAGCAGCCACCGCTAAAAGTGTCGCAGCGATTGAAATCGATGATTTTCTATATGCCGAACTACAGCTCAAATTCTCGAGGACACCCCACATCTCCCTGATCCAAGGCGATATCCTCAAACAAGACCTCCCTACCCTGCTAAATGACTTCCCACCCCAAAACACCAAAATTGTCGCCAACTTACCCTACTACATCACCACACCGATTCTATGGGAGTTATTGAAGCATCGCCAGAAAATCGGCGCCTGCGTCCTAACGATGCAGACAGAAGTCGCCGAACGCATCATCTCTCCACCGGGAAACAAACGCTATGGCGCGCTCTCCATCGGTGTCTCCTACTACGCCGAGGCTGAAATTGTGCACACAATCCCACCAAATCAATTTTTTCCTTCACCGCAGGTCGATTCCTCCGTCCTCCGCCTGCAGATGCGTGATACCCCTCAAATCGCTGCTGAAAATGAAGCACTATTCTTTCGGATTGTCCGCGCTGCGTTCCAATCTCGGCGCAAAATGTTACGAAACGCACTCCTGAAAAACGGCGTTTCTATCTCTGCTGAGGTGTTCAACACCATCTGTGATCAGGTTGGCATTGATCCACGGCGACGTGGAGAAACGCTTGACATCGCCGAGTTTGCCGCGCTTGCGAACAGTTTACATCGACACATGATTGAATCAGCACCGTAGGTTGGGTTGAACGTTTGAAAGCATCCC
The sequence above is drawn from the Candidatus Poribacteria bacterium genome and encodes:
- a CDS encoding LamG domain-containing protein is translated as MKAKISFLFIAGVLLLLTPPSLVHGKRDPKDLVLYIPFDEGRGKTAADISKFENHGKLEGNWKWDDGKFGKALRFAINDPGIVRTATDDVFAFEGGDEITIMAWVSMDVARPGARGILYNSPNGIKANYAIRLETVDPSFFYRDKGDLDFHRVTGIWDSVPIDTWTHIAATNTFGNPDAMKIYLNGKDQKSSRDGGVNKGHEAKDWSKGDGSKPPLPANGPITIGGYGAFGEPFQGAIDEVMIWKVAFTEEDIQEIMLAPGTDFLGVEPHRKLTTKWGAIKQNP
- a CDS encoding sugar phosphate isomerase/epimerase — encoded protein: MILMSPNIHPGKTAEERDEFLRKVSIMEVKTVSMSTPADWSDADVEEARKFLEDHGIRPGEFSAFHSGFGAADEDEYQSAIEHYRRQLRHARILGAHCVGFNVGLTYRCTPQMWTEEAWKRCLDAAVDLAREAEAAEIDVAAHPHIMSPLCSVERYKEMFDAAASSRMKALMDCVNLTWPHLFYRTTELVNQIFDEMGDKITALHAKDLSISAVRQNESGRLSVVHIDEAVPGAKEAEHRYESGVMDYATILRRLDELNHDVTLYVEHFPYEDTITGQQYIRHVAREVGVTIH
- the rsmA gene encoding 16S rRNA (adenine(1518)-N(6)/adenine(1519)-N(6))-dimethyltransferase RsmA; amino-acid sequence: MTLYQQTREFLKRTGRNPNQKLGQHFLTDPHTLQEITWAAKLTDADFVLEIGAGLGFLTSVLAATAKSVAAIEIDDFLYAELQLKFSRTPHISLIQGDILKQDLPTLLNDFPPQNTKIVANLPYYITTPILWELLKHRQKIGACVLTMQTEVAERIISPPGNKRYGALSIGVSYYAEAEIVHTIPPNQFFPSPQVDSSVLRLQMRDTPQIAAENEALFFRIVRAAFQSRRKMLRNALLKNGVSISAEVFNTICDQVGIDPRRRGETLDIAEFAALANSLHRHMIESAP